The following proteins are encoded in a genomic region of Desulfuromonas acetoxidans DSM 684:
- the gloB gene encoding hydroxyacylglutathione hydrolase, whose protein sequence is MVEITLLQAHDDNYAYMISDGDTTIAIDPGEAEPVLDYLEKHGRSLSLILNTHMHQDHCGGNLTLKRLTGCHIAGGDERIVGVDRLLQEDSVLPGLPWPLQVMHTPGHTRGDCCYYLPQCEALFCGDTLFSGGCGRVFEGTMEQLYHSLQKITALPETTRLYCGHEYTEENYRFAASIEPSSATVHDKLSRVHYLRNHGKPTLPVTLAEELLCNPFLRCEEKELQRALKMEQASAVEVFTDLRQRKNRF, encoded by the coding sequence ATGGTTGAGATCACTTTGCTTCAGGCCCATGACGACAACTACGCCTACATGATCAGCGACGGCGACACCACCATTGCCATTGATCCCGGGGAAGCCGAGCCAGTCCTCGACTATCTGGAAAAACACGGCCGATCCCTGTCGCTGATCCTCAACACCCACATGCATCAGGATCATTGCGGCGGCAATCTGACTCTCAAACGACTCACCGGCTGCCATATTGCCGGTGGTGACGAGCGCATTGTCGGCGTGGACCGTCTGTTACAGGAAGACAGTGTTCTTCCCGGCCTGCCATGGCCCCTTCAGGTTATGCACACGCCCGGCCACACCCGAGGCGATTGCTGCTACTATCTTCCGCAATGCGAGGCATTATTTTGTGGCGACACCCTGTTCAGCGGCGGCTGCGGTCGGGTGTTTGAAGGCACCATGGAGCAGCTCTACCACAGCTTGCAGAAAATCACTGCCCTGCCGGAAACGACCCGACTGTACTGCGGTCATGAATACACCGAAGAGAACTACCGTTTTGCCGCCAGCATCGAACCCAGCTCGGCTACTGTCCATGACAAACTGTCACGGGTACACTATTTGCGCAACCACGGAAAACCCACCTTGCCGGTAACTCTGGCCGAAGAACTGCTGTGCAATCCATTTCTACGCTGTGAGGAAAAAGAGCTGCAGCGGGCATTGAAAATGGAGCAGGCCTCTGCTGTTGAGGTGTTCACCGATCTGCGTCAGCGAAAAAACCGCTTTTAA
- a CDS encoding choice-of-anchor F family protein, translating to MKRAKSMISTAIAIGVAVGTLATFNAAEASQITSWDMSSVEIGPSTTVTDPDFVFDQYNYIPEGSLTDPNTGAVATGGFMPSGYAKYVVGANFFTNGAMTWKERDTQGPGLSIVNNDDVTGENCIMSAGWNPDSTPDALEMSDWWGVDVKQCSDPWQSSKRFKMVSYVLDGSVDLTFQVSETATEEIYRILEKYGNHTGERVTGYTTQLGFLDANGNFTEALPGQGLSFCLRNGSKFSNTAPTPSSMANQGELDSLMAHGLFGAPDKHHTSSGYFNPYVRATFGLLAGETYIETTGLSQVHRDMFGEWLPADQMKGGYFFDMDGIVYTDNALMASCDGVFDEAAALAGAPNAGCDGTWVTYRESVDVVDNGDGTWTIPPSVGTDVRQPIPVDAATLEAWANDPLWIPGDIDDLANVNVNSYMTVGNIDSWPTNDGNGNASFTIRITPTFDATVAQAEPGTTDPQDFVVSITAPTTVTP from the coding sequence ATGAAACGAGCAAAAAGCATGATTTCAACTGCCATTGCCATTGGCGTCGCCGTCGGTACGCTGGCAACCTTTAATGCGGCCGAGGCATCCCAGATCACCAGCTGGGATATGAGCAGCGTTGAAATCGGTCCGTCAACCACTGTCACTGATCCGGATTTTGTGTTTGATCAGTATAACTACATTCCGGAAGGCTCCCTGACAGACCCCAATACCGGAGCCGTGGCAACGGGCGGATTTATGCCCAGTGGTTATGCCAAATACGTTGTTGGTGCCAACTTCTTCACCAACGGCGCCATGACCTGGAAAGAGCGTGACACGCAGGGTCCCGGCCTGAGCATCGTCAACAACGATGATGTCACCGGCGAAAACTGCATCATGTCCGCCGGCTGGAACCCTGACTCTACCCCCGACGCCCTTGAGATGAGCGATTGGTGGGGCGTTGATGTCAAGCAATGTTCCGATCCCTGGCAGTCCAGTAAGCGCTTCAAGATGGTCAGTTATGTTCTCGACGGCTCCGTTGATCTGACCTTCCAGGTCAGCGAAACCGCCACGGAAGAGATCTACCGTATCCTGGAGAAATATGGCAACCACACCGGCGAGCGTGTTACCGGCTACACCACCCAGCTCGGTTTCCTCGACGCGAACGGCAACTTCACCGAAGCCCTGCCCGGACAGGGCCTGTCCTTCTGCCTGCGCAACGGCAGCAAATTTTCCAACACCGCTCCGACCCCGAGCAGCATGGCCAACCAAGGTGAACTCGACTCTCTGATGGCTCACGGCCTGTTCGGCGCTCCGGACAAACACCACACATCTTCAGGCTACTTTAACCCGTATGTGCGTGCGACCTTCGGCCTGCTGGCAGGTGAAACCTACATCGAGACCACCGGTCTGAGTCAGGTGCACCGCGACATGTTTGGTGAGTGGCTGCCTGCAGACCAGATGAAGGGTGGTTACTTCTTCGACATGGACGGCATCGTCTACACCGATAACGCTCTGATGGCGAGCTGTGATGGCGTATTTGACGAAGCGGCCGCTCTGGCCGGCGCCCCCAATGCCGGTTGTGACGGCACTTGGGTCACCTATCGCGAGTCAGTGGATGTTGTCGACAATGGCGACGGCACCTGGACCATTCCGCCCTCTGTCGGCACCGATGTTCGTCAACCGATTCCCGTTGATGCCGCCACCCTGGAAGCCTGGGCTAATGATCCACTGTGGATTCCCGGCGACATTGATGACCTGGCCAATGTCAATGTCAACAGCTACATGACCGTTGGCAACATTGATTCCTGGCCGACCAATGATGGTAATGGCAACGCCTCGTTTACCATCCGCATCACCCCGACGTTTGATGCAACCGTTGCCCAAGCCGAACCCGGCACGACCGATCCCCAGGATTTCGTCGTGTCCATCACGGCTCCGACAACCGTTACCCCTTAA
- a CDS encoding tetratricopeptide repeat protein — protein MRNNLERPFSIMFYVMLMVIFASLATLSPMGYIWLTYEDLLGEWSQFYLFAATLVCAATLARHKNRWRFFFALLALSCLYVSGEEISWGQRLLNLETPAFFQQHNLQQETNLHNFITGPYNTLLKQSIEIALAMALILFSTLYALRISERIPGVAALKRWLPPPPLFLWPYFCTAALFELRLLRFNEAELAEILVGAAMLLYTLHYLHRHAPSVVHQSSVRPQATALCTVIFLALFTTGLCYSSPRLRHGMEARIDNGVKKFADRYGRYGQWHHSRHLYMKLLQERPESVALRQRLAFAEKKLGHGLQAAQTLTEAIRLDMRRYGREPGNIAVNLSLAQSFELLGNLERMAFHHKQALDYGLRKVSLEPDNAHANYWLGRSYLANGAVDKAVKQFERAAQLQPTTYRFQRALQEARLKLQFLPG, from the coding sequence ATGCGAAACAACCTCGAAAGGCCGTTTTCCATCATGTTTTACGTCATGTTGATGGTGATCTTCGCCTCCTTGGCAACCCTCTCACCCATGGGCTACATCTGGCTGACCTATGAAGATCTGCTCGGCGAATGGAGTCAGTTTTATCTATTTGCCGCCACGCTAGTGTGCGCCGCAACTCTGGCACGGCACAAAAATCGCTGGCGGTTTTTCTTTGCCCTGCTCGCGCTGTCCTGCCTGTATGTCAGCGGCGAGGAGATCTCCTGGGGGCAACGCCTGCTGAATCTGGAAACACCGGCGTTTTTCCAGCAACACAACCTGCAACAGGAGACCAACCTGCACAACTTTATCACCGGTCCCTACAACACCCTGCTCAAACAGAGTATTGAAATCGCGCTGGCCATGGCCCTTATCCTGTTCAGCACCCTGTATGCCCTGCGCATCAGCGAACGGATTCCCGGAGTGGCGGCCCTGAAACGGTGGTTGCCGCCACCGCCGCTGTTTCTCTGGCCATACTTTTGTACCGCTGCCCTGTTTGAACTGCGCTTACTGCGTTTCAATGAAGCGGAATTGGCGGAGATCCTCGTTGGCGCAGCCATGCTCCTTTACACCCTGCACTACCTGCACCGCCACGCACCATCCGTGGTTCATCAATCTTCAGTGCGCCCCCAGGCAACAGCATTGTGCACTGTAATCTTTCTGGCGCTTTTCACCACCGGACTGTGCTACAGCAGTCCCCGCTTGCGCCATGGCATGGAAGCGCGTATCGACAACGGTGTAAAAAAATTCGCCGACCGCTATGGCCGCTATGGCCAGTGGCATCACAGCCGACATCTGTACATGAAACTGCTGCAGGAGCGCCCCGAATCGGTTGCGTTGCGACAACGCCTCGCCTTTGCCGAAAAAAAACTTGGCCACGGTCTCCAGGCAGCCCAAACCTTAACAGAGGCCATTCGCCTTGATATGCGCCGCTATGGGCGGGAACCGGGGAACATTGCCGTCAATCTCTCCCTGGCACAATCCTTTGAACTGCTCGGCAATCTCGAGCGCATGGCATTTCACCACAAGCAGGCGCTTGATTACGGCTTGCGCAAGGTCTCACTTGAACCGGACAACGCCCACGCCAACTATTGGCTGGGCCGCTCCTATCTGGCCAACGGTGCCGTTGACAAAGCGGTTAAACAATTTGAACGCGCCGCGCAATTGCAACCAACCACCTACCGCTTCCAGCGTGCACTGCAGGAAGCGCGGCTCAAATTGCAATTCTTGCCCGGATAA
- a CDS encoding HD domain-containing phosphohydrolase has protein sequence MSISESKILIVDDNPANVALLEAILEEDDYLHLFSTTDPREVVTLYHEHQFDLILLDIRMPWLSGFEVMALLDEAIGEDYVPVIVLTAQTDTETRRRALDAGAKDFLTKPFEAWEVLLRIRNCLETRMYYTRQVLRAETLEKEVCQRTEEIRQTQLEIVRRLGVAGEFRDNETGAHVERISHFSSLLARLHGQDSDYTTMLFYASTMHDVGKIGIPDAILLKPARLTEEERLEINRHPVIGSQIIGDHPSELMTMAWETTRFHHEKWDGSGYPHGLAGEEIPLCARIVAVCDVFDALTSQRPYKEAWSVEDAVAEIQQQAGHHFDPQLVVLFVAHLDQFVTIRQRFADED, from the coding sequence ATGTCTATAAGTGAATCCAAAATACTGATCGTTGATGACAATCCCGCCAATGTGGCTCTTCTTGAAGCGATCCTTGAAGAGGACGATTATCTGCACCTGTTCAGCACCACGGACCCGCGTGAGGTGGTGACGTTGTACCACGAACATCAGTTTGACCTGATCCTGCTTGATATCCGTATGCCGTGGCTGAGTGGTTTCGAGGTGATGGCGTTGTTGGATGAGGCGATTGGCGAGGATTATGTGCCGGTCATTGTCCTGACCGCGCAAACCGATACTGAAACCAGAAGGCGTGCTCTGGATGCTGGAGCCAAGGATTTTCTTACCAAGCCGTTTGAAGCTTGGGAGGTGTTGCTGCGCATTCGCAATTGCCTGGAAACACGCATGTACTATACGCGCCAGGTACTGCGAGCTGAGACGCTGGAAAAAGAGGTGTGTCAGCGCACCGAAGAGATTCGTCAGACCCAGTTGGAGATTGTGCGCCGTCTCGGTGTGGCGGGAGAATTTCGCGACAACGAAACCGGTGCCCATGTGGAACGGATCAGCCATTTTTCCAGTTTGTTGGCCCGGTTGCACGGACAGGACTCGGATTATACCACCATGCTGTTTTATGCCAGCACCATGCACGATGTTGGTAAGATCGGGATTCCCGATGCCATTTTGCTTAAACCGGCGAGGTTGACAGAGGAGGAGCGGTTAGAGATCAACCGCCATCCGGTGATCGGCAGTCAGATTATTGGCGATCATCCCTCGGAACTGATGACCATGGCCTGGGAAACGACCCGTTTTCATCATGAAAAATGGGACGGAAGCGGTTACCCACATGGACTGGCCGGAGAGGAGATTCCCCTGTGTGCGCGAATTGTCGCGGTCTGTGATGTGTTTGATGCTTTGACCAGTCAGCGCCCCTATAAAGAGGCTTGGTCGGTGGAGGATGCCGTTGCCGAGATTCAGCAGCAAGCCGGGCACCATTTTGATCCCCAACTGGTGGTCTTATTCGTTGCTCACCTTGACCAGTTTGTCACCATTCGCCAGCGTTTTGCCGATGAGGACTGA
- a CDS encoding DUF748 domain-containing protein — protein sequence MNSDSHHDNDIPAQPDPATGPVSRHTWRNRLLVVVVLVGVVVALLPEALRFVAVTWLDRQPELSARLDDVDFNPFTGLLRIEGLQVTRNGEDVALAELIEVQLDWWPLFKRRLDLEQVTLGNVLLMVEQLPDAPLTIAGLVLSREDSLADETAPPSTGQPWGISSGVVTCDQVAVVLRHRHQDTRIDIDHLTSSPLVSWLPQQAGALDLSLSVAGGTLRCVGENYPFARPARSEMTLDAQNLDLETLDPVLTALGWSRTRGHVDGHLRVQASAAVETQPARLKVEGQLSGKGLASDHAALWVKQLDLSWQGQLEMLFDHNLHLAGHHRLEIGPAQLVLQQPGLEVASGQLIWEGLLTLNGQIEVNGTVEVDDLSVLDLAGGTTLLGVDSGRIGPFAFSSPGTLSVDEFSLARVTLLGRGDVALPRQPQVFSLAKLTGEQVSWLAQQHLSIARLHLSGLAGDVVLLPGGALEARQWLPQFVAQASPQQGDARDDSPPLAVVVGAFVVDGNSQLVIEDQGVTPSVRLHGDDLRLRLGALDSRRSEQRSSVALDARLDAYSRLHLLGDVALFAQPLSLNLTSELSEFQLPSISAYVERGIGYRLEQGQLNLHLEGPVEQGVAALTSQVHLKRLQLRPLTPEDELEVGERLGLPVNMALSLLRDRQGDIALQMPIRGDLSRPDVAMGSIVRKAVVGAVKNTVTLTLAPLGIVAKAGQLVGIGGQLTFQPLVFEPGSTTLTSDSLVYLERVKSLLAKRPQLTLSLCGQVSVADRESLLNSARQRSGETADSTVLSQEWIRQLAMQRAEYVKQLLSQEPLVKSSQLLLCNPPTELVDGPGAVLVRL from the coding sequence ATGAACAGTGATTCGCACCATGACAACGACATCCCTGCACAACCCGATCCGGCAACCGGGCCGGTGTCTCGCCACACCTGGCGAAACCGACTGTTGGTTGTCGTCGTTCTGGTTGGTGTGGTGGTGGCATTATTGCCTGAAGCGTTACGTTTTGTCGCAGTCACCTGGCTGGATCGCCAGCCCGAGTTGAGTGCGCGGTTGGATGATGTTGATTTTAATCCGTTCACCGGTCTGTTGCGCATCGAAGGGCTGCAGGTGACGCGCAACGGTGAGGACGTTGCACTGGCCGAGTTGATAGAAGTTCAGTTGGACTGGTGGCCGTTGTTCAAGCGTCGTCTTGATCTTGAGCAAGTGACGCTTGGTAACGTGCTGTTGATGGTTGAACAGCTCCCGGACGCGCCGTTGACCATTGCTGGCCTGGTGCTGAGTCGCGAGGATTCTCTGGCCGACGAGACTGCGCCTCCGTCAACCGGCCAACCCTGGGGGATCAGCAGCGGCGTGGTGACCTGTGATCAGGTTGCTGTGGTATTGCGCCACCGTCATCAGGACACTCGAATCGACATTGATCATCTCACCAGTTCGCCCCTGGTTTCTTGGTTGCCGCAGCAGGCCGGCGCACTCGATCTTTCACTGTCAGTCGCCGGCGGAACGCTCCGTTGTGTGGGAGAAAACTATCCCTTTGCCCGTCCTGCTCGCAGCGAGATGACTTTGGATGCTCAAAATCTTGATCTTGAGACGCTTGATCCCGTGCTGACGGCGCTGGGGTGGAGCCGCACGCGTGGTCATGTTGACGGCCACCTGCGTGTACAGGCCTCGGCCGCTGTGGAAACGCAACCGGCGCGACTGAAGGTCGAAGGGCAATTGAGCGGTAAGGGCCTGGCCTCTGATCATGCTGCGTTGTGGGTGAAACAGTTGGATCTTTCCTGGCAGGGGCAGCTTGAGATGCTGTTTGATCACAATCTGCACCTTGCCGGACATCACCGCCTCGAAATCGGTCCGGCGCAACTGGTGTTGCAACAGCCGGGTCTGGAAGTTGCTTCCGGTCAGTTGATTTGGGAAGGGCTTTTGACCCTCAATGGCCAGATCGAGGTGAACGGAACGGTCGAGGTGGACGACCTGAGTGTTCTGGACTTAGCAGGTGGCACGACATTGCTGGGTGTGGATAGTGGTCGGATTGGCCCGTTTGCGTTCAGTTCCCCGGGCACACTGAGCGTGGATGAGTTCTCCCTGGCCCGCGTCACTCTGCTTGGCCGGGGCGATGTTGCGCTGCCGCGACAACCGCAGGTCTTCTCTCTGGCGAAGCTGACGGGGGAACAGGTGTCCTGGCTGGCGCAGCAGCATCTGTCCATTGCGCGCCTGCATCTTAGCGGGCTGGCTGGCGATGTTGTGCTGTTGCCGGGCGGTGCTCTCGAAGCGCGGCAGTGGCTGCCGCAGTTCGTCGCACAGGCGTCGCCGCAACAGGGGGATGCGCGTGATGATTCCCCACCGTTGGCCGTTGTCGTCGGTGCATTTGTGGTGGATGGCAACAGCCAGCTGGTGATCGAGGATCAGGGTGTGACTCCATCGGTTCGTCTGCATGGTGATGATCTTCGTTTGCGTTTGGGGGCGCTGGACAGCCGTCGCTCTGAACAGCGTTCTTCCGTGGCGCTTGACGCCCGTCTCGATGCGTATTCCCGTTTGCACCTGCTTGGCGATGTGGCGTTGTTTGCCCAGCCGTTGTCGCTGAATCTGACAAGTGAATTAAGCGAATTTCAGCTTCCCTCGATTTCCGCTTATGTTGAGCGAGGTATCGGTTATCGTCTCGAACAGGGCCAGCTCAATCTGCACCTGGAGGGGCCCGTCGAGCAGGGCGTTGCGGCGTTGACCAGTCAGGTTCATTTGAAGCGTTTACAATTGCGCCCCTTAACACCTGAAGATGAGCTTGAGGTGGGTGAACGTCTCGGGCTGCCGGTCAATATGGCGCTGTCACTGTTGCGCGACCGCCAGGGCGACATTGCGCTACAGATGCCGATTCGTGGAGATCTGTCCCGTCCTGATGTTGCGATGGGCTCCATTGTACGTAAAGCGGTGGTGGGGGCGGTGAAAAATACGGTCACGTTGACTCTGGCACCGTTGGGCATTGTTGCCAAGGCCGGACAATTGGTGGGGATCGGTGGTCAGCTAACGTTTCAGCCGCTGGTGTTTGAACCCGGCAGCACGACGTTGACATCGGACAGCCTGGTTTACCTTGAGCGTGTTAAATCCTTGCTGGCAAAGCGTCCCCAACTGACCCTCTCGTTGTGTGGTCAGGTCTCTGTGGCCGACCGGGAAAGTCTTCTGAACTCAGCGCGGCAACGCTCTGGTGAGACCGCGGATTCTACGGTTCTGTCACAAGAGTGGATTCGTCAGTTGGCAATGCAGCGTGCCGAGTATGTCAAACAGTTACTCAGTCAGGAGCCGCTGGTGAAGTCCTCTCAGTTGCTGTTGTGCAATCCGCCGACCGAGCTGGTTGACGGCCCCGGTGCCGTTCTGGTGCGTCTGTAG
- a CDS encoding PLP-dependent aminotransferase family protein — MSDSPFRYQAVENHIRSMAQRGTLTVGQRLPSLRQLSGSLRLSIATVNTAYQELERKGLVEARQRSGFFWCGESCPLPQPQGEGRVDDQPRGVSRPELTRDVLDTVGCTDLLPFSVICPDVSLLPGKALSRLLQQQMREQGDLMLGYSEISGDRWLRQQIARYVATMGIQVDADEIIVTCGAMEALYLALRSLTRPGDSVVIASPTYHCFLQLIENCGLRAIELPSDPQRGISPQQLEKVLQRQPVSACILCGNFNNPDGSRLSDAAKQQIVELLARYDVPLVEDDVAGELYFGEQRPSTFKSYDRNNQVLHCNSFSKTLAPGFRVGWLLPARYYDRALEMKYTTNVSCATPTQRTVAAYLDAGYHTRHLRRLRHCLETSMHAMLQALGRTFPDGTRVTRPEGGSVLWMELPQRLDAVDFFLRAKQRGIAVAPGAIFTTQDCYGHFIRLSYSGVWNDNLERGVEHLGRLAGEMIDEQ, encoded by the coding sequence ATGAGTGATAGTCCGTTTCGTTATCAGGCCGTGGAAAACCATATTCGTTCGATGGCCCAGCGCGGGACATTGACTGTTGGCCAGCGCCTGCCGTCACTGCGTCAGCTGAGTGGCTCATTGCGTCTTTCCATCGCGACCGTCAATACGGCCTATCAGGAACTCGAGCGCAAAGGCCTGGTTGAAGCTCGCCAACGTTCCGGGTTTTTCTGGTGCGGTGAAAGCTGCCCGCTGCCGCAACCGCAAGGGGAGGGACGGGTGGATGATCAGCCACGCGGCGTGTCTCGACCGGAGTTGACCCGCGACGTGTTGGATACCGTGGGCTGTACCGACCTGCTGCCGTTCAGCGTCATTTGTCCGGACGTGTCGCTGTTGCCGGGCAAGGCGCTCAGTCGCCTGCTGCAACAGCAGATGCGTGAACAGGGCGATCTGATGCTCGGGTACAGTGAGATCAGCGGTGATCGCTGGCTGCGCCAGCAGATTGCCCGTTACGTGGCTACGATGGGGATTCAGGTCGATGCCGATGAAATCATTGTCACCTGTGGTGCCATGGAGGCTCTTTATCTGGCATTGCGCAGTCTGACGCGTCCTGGCGACAGCGTTGTCATTGCGTCGCCCACTTATCATTGTTTTTTACAACTGATTGAAAACTGCGGCTTGCGTGCTATTGAGCTGCCATCTGATCCACAGCGTGGCATTTCACCGCAGCAATTGGAGAAGGTCCTGCAACGTCAGCCGGTGAGTGCCTGCATTCTGTGCGGTAATTTCAACAATCCGGACGGTAGCCGGCTCAGTGATGCTGCCAAGCAGCAGATTGTCGAACTGCTGGCCCGTTATGACGTGCCCCTGGTTGAAGATGATGTGGCGGGTGAGCTGTATTTTGGCGAGCAGCGGCCCTCGACCTTTAAAAGTTATGATCGAAACAACCAGGTGTTGCACTGCAATTCGTTTTCCAAAACCCTGGCTCCCGGATTTCGAGTCGGTTGGCTGTTACCGGCGCGCTATTATGACCGGGCGCTGGAGATGAAATACACCACCAACGTCTCTTGTGCCACTCCTACTCAGCGGACTGTGGCTGCTTATCTGGATGCAGGTTACCATACCCGTCATCTGCGCCGCTTGCGGCACTGTCTTGAAACATCGATGCACGCCATGTTGCAGGCTTTGGGGCGAACCTTTCCCGATGGTACGCGTGTCACCCGCCCAGAGGGCGGCAGCGTGTTGTGGATGGAATTGCCACAGCGTCTTGATGCGGTAGACTTTTTCTTGCGTGCCAAACAGCGGGGTATTGCCGTGGCTCCGGGGGCGATCTTTACCACTCAGGATTGTTACGGCCATTTTATCCGTCTCAGTTACAGTGGCGTGTGGAACGACAATCTCGAAAGAGGCGTGGAACACTTGGGCCGGTTGGCCGGGGAGATGATCGATGAACAGTGA
- a CDS encoding GGDEF domain-containing protein has product MCSLDEKNFRTILNELYDGLYFVDHTRTITFWNKAAERITGFTAEEVIGSCCGDDILTHVDDTGNNLCLGHCPLAATITDQSPRAAQVYLHHKQGHRVPVSVRISVLTDETGAVIGAAELFSDISDHRANELRVKELEQLALVDKLTQLANRRYIESQLEKHLTEFRRTQLPFAVYFFDIDHFKQINDTYGHDAGDTVLKFLAKTLIDNGRAFDIYGRWGGEEFIAIIRNLDGENLLTFGERLRMLVEQSYLKWGEHRLAVTVSLGGTLAQNDDTLDSLIKRADRLLYTSKKNGRNRLTIG; this is encoded by the coding sequence ATGTGCAGTCTCGACGAAAAAAATTTCCGTACCATTCTCAATGAACTTTACGACGGTCTCTATTTCGTCGACCACACCCGAACCATCACCTTCTGGAACAAGGCCGCAGAACGGATCACCGGGTTTACCGCCGAAGAAGTGATCGGCTCATGTTGCGGGGATGATATCCTCACTCATGTTGATGACACCGGCAACAACCTGTGCCTCGGCCATTGCCCACTGGCGGCTACGATCACGGATCAATCGCCTCGGGCGGCGCAGGTGTATCTGCACCATAAACAGGGCCACCGTGTTCCGGTCTCCGTGCGCATCTCTGTGCTCACGGATGAAACCGGGGCGGTGATCGGTGCGGCTGAACTGTTCTCCGACATCTCCGACCATCGCGCTAATGAGCTGCGCGTCAAAGAACTTGAACAACTGGCCCTGGTCGACAAGTTGACCCAACTGGCCAATCGCCGCTACATTGAATCACAACTGGAGAAACATCTGACTGAATTTCGTCGCACCCAGTTGCCGTTTGCCGTCTATTTCTTCGACATCGACCATTTTAAACAGATCAATGACACCTACGGTCATGATGCCGGCGACACAGTGTTGAAATTTTTGGCGAAAACCCTGATCGACAATGGTCGGGCTTTTGATATTTACGGACGGTGGGGCGGCGAGGAGTTTATCGCGATTATCCGCAACCTCGATGGGGAGAACTTGCTCACTTTCGGCGAGCGGTTACGGATGCTGGTGGAACAATCGTACCTGAAATGGGGGGAGCACCGGCTGGCGGTTACCGTTTCTCTCGGCGGCACCTTGGCGCAAAACGATGATACGCTCGACAGCCTCATCAAACGCGCGGACCGACTGCTTTACACCAGTAAAAAGAACGGGCGCAATCGGTTGACAATCGGTTGA